Part of the Anaeromyxobacter diazotrophicus genome, GCGAGATCCGGCCGGTGCTGGCGCTGGCGGGTGCGCTGCTGGCCGGGATCGCCGCCACCTTCGGCCTCACCTGGCTGGTCATCGGGTACCTCAACACGCAGACCGCCTTCCTGGGCTCGATCGTGGTGGGGACCGGCGTCAACTACGGGATCGTCTACCTGGCGCGGGTGAGCCAGCTGCGGCGGCGCGGCGCCTCGCTGGAGGAGGCCTGCCAGGAGGGGGCGAGCGCCGCGGTCAAGGGCACGCTCCTCGCCTCGGTCGGAACCAGCGTCGCGTTCGGCACGCTGCTCGTCGCCACCAACCGCGGCTTCCGCCACTTCGGGTTCATCGGCGGGGTGGGCGTCCTCCTGTGCTGGGTCGCCACCTTCGCGCTGATCCCGGCCCTCCTCGCGGCGCTGGAGCGCCTCCGGCCCTACCGGGCCCCGGCGGCCGCCGCCTCGGTGGACCGCGGCAGCCTGCTCATCGACCGCCTGCTCCGGCGCCCGCGCGCCATCGCGGCCGGGTTCGCGGTGCTCACCGCCGCGTCGCTCGCCGTCTTCGTCTGGCACCTGCCGAACGCGATGGAGCGCAACCTCGACAACCTCACCAACGACGCCACCGGCGGCGAGGAGCTGCGCCGCGACCACGCGCGGGCCCGCGAGGCCCTCGGGACGTCGGTGGCGGGCGCCATCGCGCTCCTGCCGACGCGCGACGGGGCGGACGCCTACTGCGACGCGCTCCGGCAGCGGATGAAGGAGCAGCCGCGGCTCGCGCAGCTCATCGAGAGCTGCGAGACGGTCGCCACCGTGATCCCCTCGCACCAGGAGGAGAAGCTCGCCATCCTGCGCGACCTCGGCGACCGGCTCACCGATCGCGTCCTCGCGCACCTCCCGGCGGACCAGGCGCGCCGCGCGCGCGAGATCCGGGCGCAGCTGGCGGAGCAGCGGCTCCTCGGCGACGACGAGGGGCCGCCGTCGCTCGTGGACCAGTACCGCGAGCGCGACGGGACCGTCGGGCGGCTCGCGTTCGTCCGCGCGCGCGGCGACGCGAAGCTCGAGCTCGGCCCCAACCTGCGGGCGTACGCCGCGGGCGTGCGCGACGTCCCGGTGGCCGGGGGGAAGTACGACGCGGCCGGGGCGGACATCGTGGTGGCCGACCTGCTCGAGGACATCGAGCGGCAGGGGCCGCGGGTCACGCTCCTCTCCTTCCTGTGCGTCTGCGCGCTGGTGGTGGTGTTCTTCCGGACCCGGGCGCGGAGCGCGCTCCTCCTGCTCTCGCTCGGCTCGGGCGTCGCCCTCATGGCGGGCTTCGCCACCGTGACCGGCATCAAGATCAACTTCTTCAACTTCATCGTCTTCCCGATCACGTTCGGGATCGCGGTCGACTACGGCGCGAACGTCCTCTCGCGCATGGTCTCCCGGAGGAACGTCGCGCCCGCGCTGAAGGAGGTGGGCGGCGCGGTCATCCTGTGCTCCTGGACCACCATCGTCGGCTACGGGTCGCTCATCCTGTCGTTCAACCGCGCCCTGCGGTCGTTCGGCTGGTACGCCATGCTGGGCGAGCTGACCACGCTCGTCACCGCGATCGTGCTCCTGCCCGCCCTGGCGAAGCTCTTCCCCGGCGAGTCCTGGATGGCGCGCCCCGGCGAGGCGATCCTGGGCGAGGACGATCCGCCGGCCGCGGCCGACGGGGACGACCGGCGCGCGGCGGGGTGAGCGGCCGGCGCGCGGGGGCGGTCCGTCACGCGGCCCGGCGCGCCACCGCCACGCACCCCACCACCGCCGCCGCCACGATCCAGAGGACCGGCGGCACCGCCTCCCCGAGGAGCAGCGCCGAGAGCGCCAGGCTGAGGAACGGCTGCAGGAGCTGCACCTGCCCGACGCGGGCGATGCCGCCCAGCGCCAGGCCGCGATACCAGGCGAAGAAGCCGAGGAACATGCTGACCAGGCTCTGGTACCCGAAGGCGGCCCAGCTCGACGCGGGCACCGGGCCGTGGGGGCGCGTGGCCCACACCGGCCAGGGCAAGAGCGGCAGGGCGAGGACGAGCGCCCAGGAGATGGTCTGCCAGCTGCCCAGCGTGCGCGCCGCCTTCCCCCCCGCGACGTAGCCGAACGCGACCAGGACGACCGCGGCCAGCATGAGGGCGTCGCCGCGGGAGAGCCGGAGCGGCGCGCCCGCCCCGCCGGCGCGCCACAGCGCGAAGCCGACCACCAGCGCGCAGCCGGCAGCCGAGGCCGCCCAGAACGCGGGGCCGTGCCGCTCGCGCGCGAGGAGCGCCGCCACCGCGGCGGTGAGGAGCGGGGCCGTGCCGAGGATGACCGAGGCGTGCGCCGCGGGCATGTCGCGCAGGGCGAGCGTCGAGAGCACCGGGAAGCCGAGCACCACCCCGCCCACCACCAGCGCGAGCCAGCGCCACTCCAGGCCCGCCGGCGCGCGGGGGCGGCGCCAGGTGAGGAGGAGCGCCGAGAGGATCCCCGCCACGAGCGCCCGGCCCAGGCTCACGAAGAGCGGGTCGAGGTGCAGCGCCGCCATCCGCGCGGTGGGCAGGGAGCCGGCGAAGGTGAGGATGCCCAGGAACCCCCAGGCCAGGCCGCGGCGGACGGCGGCGGGCGAGGGGCCCGCGCCGGCGTCGCCGCGCGGGGGGGCGGCTGGGGGCGGTCCGGCGGCGGGGCGCATGGGGGGTGGGCTCTAGCCCGGCGGCAGGCGGCCTGTCGAGCGAATCGCGGGCGCGCGGAGCGCGCGCGGACGCGTTCCAGCCCCGGCGGGCGGTGTGCTAGGTTGCGCGCCCATGCCCCGCCGCACCGACATCAAGAAGATCATGATCGTGGGGTCCGGCCCCATCGTCATCGGCCAGGCCTGCGAGTTCGACTACTCCGGCGTCCAGGCCTGCAAGGCCTTGCAGGAGGAGGGCTTCGAGGTCGTCCTCCTCAACTCGAACCCGGCCACCATCATGACCGATCCGGTCTTCGCCGACCGGACCTACCTCGAGCCGATCACGCCCGAGTTCGCCGAGCAGATCCTGGCGCGCGAGAAGCCCGACGCGCTCCTGCCGACGCTCGGCGGGCAGACGGCGCTCAACCTGGCGGTCGCGCTCGCCCGGAACGGCGCGCTGGCGCGCCACGGGGTGCAGCTCATCGGCGCCTCCCTCCAGGCGATCGAGAAGGCCGAGGACCGGCAGCTCTTCAAGCAGGCGATGGACCGCGTCGGCGTGGAGATGCCGCGGTCCGGCTACGCCACCGGCTTCGAGGAGGCGAAGCGGATGGCCGACGAGATCGGCTTCCCCATCATCCTCCGGCCCTCCTTCACCATGGGGGGTGAGGGCGGCGGCGTCGCCTACAACCGCGAGGAGTTCGAGGAGCTGGCGCGGCGCGCCCTGCAGCTCTCGCCCAACCACACGATCCTGGTCGAGGAGTCGATCATCGGGTGGAAGGAGTACGAGCTCGAGGTGATGCGCGACCGGAACGACAACGTCGTCATCATCTGCTCCATCGAGAACCTCGACCCGATGGGCGTCCACACCGGCGACTCCATCACCGTCGCGCCCATCCAGACGCTGACGGACAAGGAGTACCAGCGGATGCGGGACGCCTCGGTCCGCATCATCCGCGAGATCGGCGTCGACACCGGCGGGTCGAACATCCAGTTCGGGGTCCACCCGAAGACCGGCCGCCAGGTCGTCATCGAGATGAACCCGCGCGTCTCCCGCAGCTCCGCGCTGGCCTCGAAGGCGACCGGGTTCCCCATCGCCAAGATCGCGGCCAAGCTCGCCGTCGGCTACACGCTCGACGAGATCAAGAACGACATCACCCGCGAGACGCCGGCCAGCTTCGAGCCGACCATCGACTACGTGGTCACGAAGATCCCGCGCTTCGCCTTCGAGAAGTTCAAGGGCGCCGACGACACCCTCACCACCCAGATGAAGTCGGTGGGCGAGGTGATGGCCATCGGCCGCACCTTCCAGGAGAGCTTCCAGAAGGCGCTGCGCGGGCTCGAGATCGACCGGGCCGGCCTGGAGTCGCCGCTCGGGAAGAAGCCGGGCGCCGCCTACACGGAGGCGGAGCTCGGCCGTATCCGCGACGAGATGCGGGTGCCGCGCGCCCACCGGATCTTCTGGGTGGGGGAGGGGCTCCGGGCCGGGATGAGCGTGGAGGAGGTGCACGGCATCACCTTCATCGACCCCTGGTTCCTGCGCGCGATCCAGGGCCTGGTGCGAGAGGAGGCCGCGCTCGCCCGCGGCCTGCCCGAGGGCGCCGCCGGCTGGAAGCGCGTGAAGGCCATGGGCTTCTCGGACCGGCGGCTGGCGCAGCTCGCCGGGGCGAAGGAGGCGCAGGTGCGGGAGGCGCGCTGGAAGGCGGGCGTCCACCCGGTCTTCAAGCGCGTCGACACCTGCGCGGCGGAGTTCGAGGCCTACACCCCCTACCTCTACTCCTCGTACGAGGAGGAGTGCGAGGCGGCCCCGACCGGCCGGCGCAAGGTCATGATCCTGGGCGGCGGCCCGAACCGCATCGGCCAGGGCATCGAGTTCGACTACTGCTGCGTGCACGCCAGCTTCGCGCTCAGGCAGGCCGGGTTCGAGACCATCATGGTCAACTGCAACCCGGAGACGGTCTCGACCGACTACGACACCTCCGACCGCCTCTACTTCGAGCCGCTCACGCTCGAGGACGTGCTCGAGATCGTGCGCGTCGAGAAGCCGGAGGGGCTCATCGTCCAGTACGGCGGCCAGACGCCGCTCAAGCTGGCGGTGCCGCTCGACGAGCTCTCGGTCCCCATCCTCGGCACCACCCCGGACGCCATCGACCGCGCCGAGGACCGCGAGCGCTTCTCGCAGCTCATCGAGAAGCTCGGGCTGCGCCAGCCGGAGAACGGGGTCGCCCGGAGCGCCGAGGAGGCGTTCAAGGTGGCGCACCGCATCGGCTACCCGGTCATGGTGCGGCCCTCGTACGTGCTGGGCGGCCGCGCGATGGAGGTGGTCCACGACGACGCCGACCTCCGCAGCTACCTGACCGAGGCGGTGCAGGCCTCGAACGAGCGCCCGGTCCTCATCGACCGCTTCCTGCGCGACGCGGCCGAGGTGGACGTGGACGTCGTCTCCGACGGGACGGCGGTGGTGGTGGGCGGGATCATGGAGCACATCGAGGAGGCCGGCATCCACTCCGGCGACTCGGCCTGCGCGCTGCCGCCGTACAGCCTCTCGCCGGAGCTGGTGGCGGAGATCGAGCGGCAGTCGATCGCGCTCGCCCGGGAGCTCCAGGTGAAGGGGCTCATGAACGTGCAGTTCGCCGTCCAGGGCGGCGACGTCTACGTCCTCGAGGTGAACCCGCGCGCCAGCCGCACCGTGCCATTCGTGGGCAAGGCCACCGGCGTGTCGTTCGCCAAGGTGGCGGCGCTCGCCATGGTCGGGAAGACGCTCGCGGAGCAGGGGCTCTCCGCCCGGCCGCAGCCGCAGCACGTCTCGGTGAAGGAGGCGGTGTTCCCCTTCGCGCGCTTCCGCGGGGTGGACACGGTGCTCGGGCCGGAGATGCGCTCCACCGGCGAGGTCATGGGCATCGCCTCCGACTTCTACAGCGCCTTCTGGAAGGCGCAGGCCGCGGCGGGCAACACGCTCCCGCGCGACGGCGCCGGGCTGCGGGCGTTCGTGTCGGTGAAGGACGGCGACAAGCCCGGCCTGGCCGACGTCTGCCGGCGGCTGCTGGCGCTCGGCTTCGAGGTGCTCGCCACGCGCGGCACGGCGGCGTTCCTGGCGGAGCGCGGCCTCGCCACCACGCTGGTGCAGAAGGTCCAGGAGGGGCGCCCGTCCATCGTCGACCGCATCAAGGACGGCGACGTGCACCTCGTCTTCAACACCACCGCCGGGAAGCGCGAGATCGCCGACAGCTACTCGATCCGGCGCGAGACGCTCATGAAGGGCGTGCCGTACTTCACCACCCTGACCGGGGCGCGGGCGGCGGTGGGGGCCATCGAGGCGGCGCGCGCCGGGCGCCCGGAGGCTCGCTCGCTGCAGGAGTACCACCAGGTGGCCGCGCCGAAGCGTTGACATCACGGGCGGGCTGAAGCACGATTCTCCGAGCGGCCGCCCCTCCGGGCGGCCGCGGTCTTTTTACTGGAAGGGACGTCATGGCCGATCAGCGCATGCCCATCACGAAGAGCGGGCTCGAGCGGCTCAAGCAGGAGCTCAAGCGCCTCAAGGCGGTGGAGCGGCCGAAGATCGTGAAGGAGATCGCCGAGGCGCGCTCGCACGGCGACCTCTCCGAGAACGCCGAGTACCACGCCGCCAAGGACAAGCAGTCGCACCTCGAGGGCCGCCTCCTGCAGGTGGAGGACTGGATCGCGCGCGCCGAGGTGATCGACGTCTCGAAGCTCAAGGGCGACCGGGTCGTCTTCGGCGCCACCGTCACCCTGGCCGACGGCGACTCGGGCGACGAGGTGCGCTACCAGGTCGTGGGCGAGCTCGAGGCGGACCTCAAGAAGGGCAAGATCAGCGTCACCTCGCCCATCGCGCGGGCGCTCATCGGCAAGCAGGAGGGCGACGTCGCGCAGGTGAAGTCGCCCGGCGGCCAGCGCGAGTACGAGATCGTGAGCGTCGAGTTCGTCGAGGAGGAGCTGTCCGCGGGCGACGAGGCGTAGCCCGCGGCAGCGACGCCCCGTGCCCGGCAGCGCCAGCGGCAGCCCGCCACGCGGGGCGGCGCCCGGGGCGCTGGCCGCGGCGCAGCACCTCGCGGCGCTCGTGCCGCCGCTCCGGTTCGCCGCGCGCGACGGTTTCGCCGGCCTGCCGCGGCTCTCCGGGTTCGGCGAGCTCGTGCAGGGCGCGGTCGCCCGGGCCCGCGAGGCCGGTGCGCCGGACTCCGCGGCGCTGCGGGGGCTCTCGGCCGAGGCGGAGCGGTTCGAGGCGCGTCCGCTGGCGGAGAAGCGCCAGGCGCTCCTGCGCGTAGCCGGTCACCTCTCGGCGCTGGTGCCAGTCCCCGAGGAGCTGCGCGAGCTGGCCGCGCGGGGGAGGGTGGCGCGGGGGGAGGGGAAGGGGACCTCGACCGCGACCTCGACCGCGACCGCGACCTCGACCGCGACCTCGACCGCGACCTCGACCCCGACCTCGACCCCGACCTCGACGTCCGCGACGATCCGCCCGGCACGGGGTTCCCCATCGCTCCATTCTCCCTCTCCCCCACCGGGGGAGAGGGCCAGGGAGAGGGGGCCGCTCGGCGAGAGCGCCGTCGCCTCCCCCCCGCCGCCCCGCGACGCGAAGGAGCGCGCCGCCCGCCGGGCGCGCCTCCGCACCAAGCTCGCCGAGCTCCCGCGCGCCCACCCCGCCCCCCGGGCGCTCCTCGAGGAGCGCGGGTACCTCACCGTCGAGGACGCGCTCGCCTTCTGGCCCAAGGCGTACCAGGACCGCGCGCGGGCGAGCACCCTGGCCGAGCTGCGCGCCGGGGAGCCGGGCATCGCCGTGGGCGAGGTGCGCAGCGCCAAGCAGGCGCGCATGCGCAGCGGCAAGCCGCTCCTGCGGGTGGACCTCGCCGACGCCACCGGCCGGCTCGACCTCGTCTTCTTCAACCCGCCGCCCTGGCGGGCGAAGCAGCTCACGGCGGGGGAGACGCTGCTCGTCTCGGGCAAGGTGACGGAGGGCTTCGGCGGCCGCCGCCAGATGAGCCAGCCGGAGGTGGAGAAGCTCTCGCCGGGCGACTCGGCCAACTTCGGCCGCATCGTGCCGTTCTACGCCGGCCCGGCGGACTACCAGCACCCCGCGCTGCGCAAGCTCATGAAGCGGCTCTGCGACGAGCTCGCGCCCTTCACGGTGGACGACCTGCCCGCCGACGTGCGCGCCCGGCGCGAGCTCCTCCCGGCCGGGCAGGCGCTGCGCGAGGCGCACTTCCCGCCCGAGGGGACCGACCCGGCGGCCGCGGCCGAGCGCGCCACGCCCGCCTTCCGGCGGCTGGTGTTCGAGGAGCTCTTCTTCCTGCAGCTCGCCCTGGCGCAGCGGCGGCGCGGGCTGCGCCGAGACCCCGGCATCGCCTTCGCGGCTGGCCCGGAGGAGGTGGCCCGGGCGACCGCGCTCCTGCCGTTCCAGCTCACCGGCGCGCAGCGCCGCGCGCTCGACGAGATCGCGCGCGACATGGCGCGGCCCGAGCCCATGCACCGGCTCCTGCAGGGTGACGTGGGCAGCGGCAAGACCGCCGTCGCCTTCGCCGCCATGATGCTGGCGGTCCGGTCGGGCCACCAGGCGGCGCTCATGGCGCCGACCGAGATCCTCGCCGAGCAGCACGCCCGCACCATGCGCCGCTGGCTCGAGGGCACCGGGGTCGAGCTGGCGCTGGTCGGCGCCTCCGCGCGCGGGAAGGCGCAGCGGGACGCGCGCGCCGCGCTCGCCTCCGGGAAGGCGCGGCTCGCGGTCGGCACCCACGCGCTCATCGAGGAGGACGTGGGGCTCGACCGGCTGGGGCTGGTGGTGGTGGACGAGCAGCACCGCTTCGGCGTGCTGCAGCGGGCGAAGCTCATCGGGAAGGGGGGCCGCCCGGACGTGCTCGTCATGACCGCCACCCCCATCCCGCGCACGCTGGCGCTCGCGTTCTACGGCGACCTCGACCAGTCCAAGATCGACGAGCTGCCGCCGGGCCGGACGCCGGTGGAGACGAAGGTGTTCGGCGACTCGCAGCGCAAGCGCGCCTACGAGCTCGCCCGGCGCGAGCTCGAGGGTGGGCGGCAGGTGTACGTCGTCTACCCGCTCGTGGCCGAGTCGGAGAAGAGCGACCTCGCCGACGCCACCACCGGCGCGGCCGAGCTGGCCCGGGTCTTCGCCGGGCACGAGGTGGCGCTCCTGCACGGGCAGATGAAGGCGGACGAGAAGGACGCCGTGATGGCCCGGTTCCGCGCCGGCGAGGTGGGGGTGCTCGTCGCCACCACCGTGATCGAGGTCGGCGTCGACGTCCCCAACGCCACCGTCATGATCGTGGAGCACGCCGAGCGGTTCGGCCTCTCCCAGCTCCACCAGCTCCGCGGCCGCGTCGGGCGCGGCGCGGCGCGGAGCCACTGCCTGCTGGTGGCGCACTTCAAGCGGACGAGCGACGAGGCCCGGGAGCGCCTGAGGGTGATGGAGGCGACCCAGGACGGCTTCGAGCTCGCCCGCGCCGACCTGCGCATCCGCGGGCCGGGCGAGCTCGTCGGGACCCGGCAGTCGGGGCAGAAGCTCTTCGCCATCGCCGACCTGTACCGGGACGAGGCCATCCTGGAGGAGGCGCGCGAGGAGGCGTTCGCCCTGGTGGAGGCCGACCCCGAGCTGCGGCGCCCCGAGCACGCGGCCGCCGCGGAGGCGCTCGCGGAGCGGTGGGCGGGCCGCCTCTCGCTCGCGCAGATCGGCTGACCGGCCTACACTCGCCTCGTGAGCAGAGCGCTCGCGAGGCAGCTCTCCGAGATGGGGATCCGCGACCCGCGCGTGCTGCGCGCGGTGGAGCAGGTGCCGCGGCAGCTCTTCGTGCCGCCGGCGCTGCGGCGCGAGGCCGAGTCCGACCGGCCGCTCCCCATCGGCTTCGGCCAGACCATCTCCCAGCCCTTCATCGTCGCGCTCATGACCGAGGCGCTCCAGCTCACGGGCAGCGAGCGGGTGCTCGAGGTGGGCACCGGCTCCGGCTACCAGACGGCCCTGCTCGCGCTGCTCGCGCGCGAGGTGTGGTCGGTGGAGATCGTCCCCGAGCTCTCCGCGCAGGCCGCCGCGGCGCTCCGCACGCTCGGCCTCGAGAACGCGCGCCTCCGGGTGGGGGACGGCCGGGAGGGCTGGCCCGAGGCCGCCCCGTTCGACCGGATCGCCGTCACCGCCGCGCCCGCGGCGGTGCCCGAGCCGCTCCTCGCCCAGCTCGCGCCGGGCGGGCGCCTCGTCATCCCGGTGGGCGCCGACCCCGAGCTGCAGCAGCTCGAGCTCCTCGTCCGCGGCAGCGACGGCGTGACCACCACCACCCACCTCCTCCCCGTCCGCTTCGTGCCGCTCGTGGGCGGCGGCGGGTGAGCCTTCTGGTATTCTCGGGCGATGGCGCGCTGCCCCCTCTGCGACCACGAGCAGGCGCTCGGCGACGCGTGCGACGTCTGCGGGCGCGCCCTGCGCGGCGCGGGGGTGGTGCGGGTGCCGGTGCAGCTGCTGGAGGGCCTGGACCCGACCGGGTACGCGTCGGCCCCGGCGCCGTCCGGCGCGGCGATGCCCGAGCTCGAGCCCACCGGCGTCTCCGCCGTCCCGGCGGTGGCGGGGCCGCGCGAGGCGTGGGTCGAGGCGACGGCGCAGGAGGCCGTGGCGGTGGCCGTCGAGCCGCTCGAGGTCGAGCGGACGTCGGGGGACGGCGAGCGCTCGCCGCGCGAGGCGGTCGTGCGCTGCCGGTACTGCGGCGAGCTGGTACCCGAGGGCGAGGCCTTCTGCCTGCGCTGCGCCATGCACATCGGCTCCCGGGCGAGCGCCCCGGAGGCCTTCGTGGAGCAGGTGCGCTGCCGGGCGTGTGGCGCCGCCGGGAGCGGCGAGCGTTGCCACGCTTGTGGGGAGCGCCTGCCGGAGCCCGAGGCGGGCTAGGAGGGGCCGAGCGCGCCCCTTGCCAAGCGGGCGCGCTTTCGGCAAGTTGGGCGACCCTGGTCATGAAAACATTCAACGACCCCGACGTGTTCGCGCGCGTGAAGCGCCTCCCGCTGTACGTCTTCACCATCACCGATCGCCTGCGCGACGCTGCCGTCGCGCGCGGCGTGGACGTGGTCGACTTCTCGATGGGAAATCCGGACGGCGCCGCGCCGCCGCTGGCCGTCGAGACGCTGCGCGCCGCGGCCCTCGACCAGCGCTACCACCGGTACATGAACCCGCGCGGCATCCCCGAGCTGCGCCGGGCGGCCGCGGCCTGGTTCGAGCGGCGGCACGGGATCGCGCTCGACCCCGAGCGCGAGGTGATGGCGACCATCGGCTCGAAGGACGGCATCGGCCACGCCATGGTGGCGCTGCTGCAGGAGGGCGACGCGGTGCTCGCGCCGACGCCCACCTACCCCATCCACGCCTTCGGCGCGCTGCTCGCCGGCGGCGAGACCATCCCGGTGCCGGTCGGGCCGGGGGTGGACTTCATGGAGTCGCTCTTCACCGCCGCGGAGAAGGCGGAGCGGCGGCCCCGCGGGCTGGTGGTGAACTTCCCCGGCAACCCCAGCACCGCCGTCGCCACCCCGGAGCTGTTCCAGAAGATCGTGAAGTTCGCCGAGGCGCGCGACCTCTTCATCGTCTCCGATTGCGCGTACTGCGACATCGTCTTCGACGGCGGCCCGGCGCCCTTCATGCTCCAGGTGCCCGGCGCGCGCGAGCGGACGCTCGAGTTCGTCTCGATGTCGAAGAGCTACAACATGGCCGGGTTCCGGGTCGGCTTCGCCGCCGGCAACCACGCGCTGGTGGCCGCGCTGGCCCGCGTGAAGAGCTACCTCGACTACGGGCTCTTCGGCGCGGTGCAGCTCGCGGCGGCGGCCGTGCTGGACGGCTGCGACGCGTTCCCGGCCGAGGTGTGCGCCAAGTACCGGCGGCGCCGCGACGCGCTGGTGCGCGACTTCGGAGCGGCCGGCTGGCCCATCCCCAGCCCGGCGGCCAGCATGTTCGCCTGGGCGCCCATCCCGGACCAGCTGCGGCACCTCGGCTCGCTCGAGTTCGCGCGGCGGCTCATCGAGGAGGCGGGCGTCTGCGTCTCGCCCGGCATCGGCTTCGGCCCGGCCGGCGAGGGGTACGTGCGGATCGCGCTCGTCGAGGACGAGCCGCGCATCGCCAAGGCGGCGGAGCGGGTGGGTGAGTTCCTGCGCAAGGCGGCGGCCGAGCCGGTCCGCCCGAGCCACACCCCCATCCCCCGCGCCGTGGACCGGGCATGAGCCCTCCGAGCTTCCGCGCCCGCTTCCGCTGCTCCGACGGCTGCGACTTCCAGGCCGAGCTCACGGAGGTCGTGTACCGCTGCCCGAGGTGCCAGGGGCTGCTCGAGGTCGAGCACGACCTGGAGGCGCTGGCCCAGCGCTCCGCGGCCGAGTGGAAGGCGCTCTTCGACGGGCGCTTCCGCGCCGGTCCGTGGCCGCTCGGCTCGGGGGTGTGGGGCAAGAAGGAGTGGGTCTACCCGCAGCTCGCGCTCGAGAACGTCGTC contains:
- a CDS encoding aminotransferase class I/II-fold pyridoxal phosphate-dependent enzyme; the protein is MKTFNDPDVFARVKRLPLYVFTITDRLRDAAVARGVDVVDFSMGNPDGAAPPLAVETLRAAALDQRYHRYMNPRGIPELRRAAAAWFERRHGIALDPEREVMATIGSKDGIGHAMVALLQEGDAVLAPTPTYPIHAFGALLAGGETIPVPVGPGVDFMESLFTAAEKAERRPRGLVVNFPGNPSTAVATPELFQKIVKFAEARDLFIVSDCAYCDIVFDGGPAPFMLQVPGARERTLEFVSMSKSYNMAGFRVGFAAGNHALVAALARVKSYLDYGLFGAVQLAAAAVLDGCDAFPAEVCAKYRRRRDALVRDFGAAGWPIPSPAASMFAWAPIPDQLRHLGSLEFARRLIEEAGVCVSPGIGFGPAGEGYVRIALVEDEPRIAKAAERVGEFLRKAAAEPVRPSHTPIPRAVDRA